The segment ATGAGCAATTACATCAATTTGATATGGCAGATCGTATGGCGCTTGGTACTTTCCTATAACGACCATCTGCGGATGATCAAAGACCAAGTAGAAAAATTGGAAGGACAAATCCAAGTGTCCACCAAAAATAAACATCTGTATCAAATCATGGACATCCAAAAAAGTCTGGTGTTTTTTGAAGCAGCGACAAAAGCGAATCTGCAAGCATTGAATAATCTTGCTCTTTCTCCGGAATTTCAAAAAAACCATGCCTATCGGAACCATCTTCATGATATTTTAGTAGAAACTGAACAATCGATGATCTCTGCTCGAATCCACTTGAAACTGGTCAACCAGATGACTGATATTTTTTCAGCGATCGTCTCCAATAACTTGAATAACGTGATGAAGATTTTGACCTCGCTGACGATCGTCTTGACGATCCCGACGATCATCGGCGGTTTTTATGGAATGAATGTTAAATTGCCTTTCGCTTCCAGAGATGACGCATTCTTTTTGATCGCTATCGGCACACTGGTCTTTTGTTATATAGCCATCTATTATTTAAGAAAAAAGAATCTTTTGTAAAGTTTTCGTTTGTCACTTGAAGAAACGATTCTTTCCATGTAAACTTTGGGTAGCAACGATAAAAAGGATGGGTCTCATGAACGAAAAAA is part of the Enterococcus mediterraneensis genome and harbors:
- a CDS encoding magnesium transporter CorA family protein; translation: MKYYYTVDDQILVPHENKSADFLWLHVEKPTSQEISTLSEEYQLPIDYLSAILDDAENSRVEGLEQEKFKRPILLLLQFPYVSTSPSGYLQFETFPLSLIITADNKLISVSNRHPTFFSKVLKQPLPNNDMSNYINLIWQIVWRLVLSYNDHLRMIKDQVEKLEGQIQVSTKNKHLYQIMDIQKSLVFFEAATKANLQALNNLALSPEFQKNHAYRNHLHDILVETEQSMISARIHLKLVNQMTDIFSAIVSNNLNNVMKILTSLTIVLTIPTIIGGFYGMNVKLPFASRDDAFFLIAIGTLVFCYIAIYYLRKKNLL